TTTATTCATGATGCTTCTAAAAGGCCTCTGCTGTATTACAAGGCCAAACACATGTTCTGCCAGGCACCGTATAAATCACTTTATCACGACTGTGTGCCAGCACAACGCCACAACTtggaacaataaaaaaaaaaaaagatcttggAGTTGCAGTTTAACGCTCCGACCGTCAGATGGCGCCAGAGCACAACAAACTTATCCAGACGCTCCAAGCTTCGGGGATCCGGTGGAGCTGAGGCGCAAACAGGTGTCGCTCTTTGCCTGCATTTCACTTTACATTGGTCTTTGAACTTTTTCTTGTGCAGTAGGATGTGCAGAGAAAAACACGTGTACATTGAATGTTTATGTAAATGTCAGTGGTTATACTAAACcctttattgtctttattataaacagtttgtgggcaaagaaaagaaatgcgCAGAAAATGACATGAAGTGTACAAGTGCATTAGTTGGAAATTAATatgaaagtaataaaaatatgaaGTCTCCACATTGAactactatgtgtgtgtgtgtgtgtgtgtgtgtgtgcttgcttcCTGTCTGTAGGCTTCACAGTGAGTATGGgcggtgggaggggggggtgatgtTCCAGCTCCTGTCACACATGCTGTACAGCAACAATAATATTTGGAGAGTTACAAGTGGCTGCGGTCTGCAGCAAAAAAACCACACGCATGACCAGTGAGCTCTCTGTTGCGCACATACCCAGAATTCACTTTACAGCGATCATCGGTGTTTATGCGCGACTTTAAAGCTCCACAGCAAGGAGAAGTTGGTGGCCAGAGTGGAAGCGGTGCAGGATGGGAATGAAGCTGAAAGGCTGTGCGGGTGCTTAGTTGACCGAGGACGCACTAGAGGCTCTGCGTGCCATTACGCACAACTTCTTCACTGCATGCAAAAGAGCTGCAGCCGAAATACAGAGTGGACTTCCCTGAGCAGGAGCAGAGATGGCTCCACTCATTAGTTCTCTGATTATTTTTACAAAAGTGATTCTTTATTTGAAACTAACATATTGCATGGAGGTAGATTTCTGCATACCTGTTCGTGTGGATCATCAAAAGCAAGACAGGCATCTGCACACGGATGAAAGGCAGATAGTTCTCAGACTAAGTGCATTCAAACAGGAACTTTACCTTCACCTCACACCGGATTCTAGTTTCCTCGCACCGGGCAGCTTGCCGCCTGACAGCGACTCCTCTTCATCCAACACCTCTGCAACCGCTGACCTCAGGGAATGCTTCTACTCCGGTGATGTCAACGCGGACCCGGACTCCTTCGCCGCGCTCAGCCTGTGTAAAGGTCTCCACGGGGGGTTCTCCTACAACGGCATGGAGTATTTCATCAGTCAGACCAGGACTGAAGACGCAGCGGCCGCGTCTGGACATGGAAACTCTTTGTACAGGACGCATGTCATCCGCCGCCGGAGACTCGCTGCGCACTCGGACGGCAACTTCACCAGCAGGTGTGGAGTTACACCTGACACCAACTTCAACATTTCCCTGGAGAAATACAAGCACATGAGCGAACTAGAGATTGATGGCTTAACTGAAACCGTGTTGAAAACCCTGGGGAGGTCCAAGAGGTTTGCCTCCATCCCCAGGTTTGTGGAGGTGCTGCTGGTGGCAGATGAATCTATGGCTAAATTTCACGGGGATGACCTGAAGCATTACCTCCTGACCCTGATGTCAGTGGCAGCCAGGCTTTACAAGCACCCCAGCATTCTCAACTCCATAAACATAGTGGTGGTGGGCTTTATGGCGATAAACGAGGATGACAAGGGACCTAAAGTTTCCAGTAACGCAGCTCTGACTCTGCGCAACTTCTGCTCCTGGCAGAAGAAGTTGAATAAACACAGCGACAAGCACCCAGAGTACTGGGACACTGCCATACTGTTCACCAAACAGGTAAGCATGAGGGGGCATAGgggcatgggggggggggggcgctagCTGCGTCAAGCCCAGCTGTAATGCATCACAGTGGCAGAATAGAAATGCTGCGTTCATGCACAACGTTTGCATGGATGGATTATGAGACAATGAACCCCTGGGCACAGTTAAAGGCCCCCCACCCCCTCTACGTAGGAGAAAGACACCTAGAGATACAAAGAGATGCAACACGCCAAGCTTTCAGTAATACTGTGCAGGTGAGCCAGAAGACTCAGTGATGTTGTCTGTGCTCATCTTGTGTCTCTTTTGAGTCACGTTCCAAACAGGACCATCACTTGGTACGGAGGACTGCGCCCTGTGTGCTGGTCCATTAATCCATCcacgtacgtgtgtgtttgtgcagcctGTCAGCTGCACAGTTCTGCATGTCCCCTTCATTGAGTCATTGGAAAAGAGCAACTGAGCCAGTTCTTTCCATGAAAGACCTCACCTCCGTCTGCTGTGACAGAGTAACAACTGGCTCATTATCTGCATATAAGGCACCTTCATCGTGATCTGAATATTCTAAAAGACTAGAATCAAAATTGCTTCTTCGTTCATTCAAACTAATAAACTTTGACGTTATCTGGCTGgtcacagctgtcagataatCCCATGTGGCCACCAGAGCTGTGACCACTGACAAGTAAATCTTTTTCCATAGTCACTAActtctctctggctctccctctctgatcaTTGGTGCCTGCTTTCCATTAGGTCCAGTTTGGTTCTGGCTCGCCATCTGATACACGGTTTCTCTCCGTCTCAGCATAGCAACATTCAAAAACACTGCAAGGTCAGAAGGAGTGAAGAATCACCGCAGTGCCGGGAAAGATCTCTTATTTACACTGAGGGCAATTATATGTCGGAAACTCCAGGTCCGGTGTTGTTGTCCTTGTAGGGCACAATGAGTGCAGCTGCTGCGCTGGAAAAAATCCTGTAATAGGTTATGGAGAGCAAGTGGTGTGGAATACACATGGCTGGCAGAGGGTTCTTCTGGCATCGCTGGGCCTCACTGTTACACTGGGTCAACAAGTTCATTGTCCACTGAGTCCTCAGATTTACTTAAAACACTAGTAAAGCACAGGAAAGTCATTTTGACTTAACAATGCAATTCCTGTCCAGAAATATTGAACACACAAAAGAAGTTTTAGACACGGAAAAGCCTCCTTAGAGAGCCTTGGGACAGAACAAGGCAGCTATCGTCCTGATAACCAATGACTCACAGccatttatttctaataataatgaatagCTCAAGTGGGAAAAGCCTCATAACTTTTCCTGTAATGTTACAAGGCTGAGAGTCTCCAGCCAAACTAGCAGCTTGTGAGGCTGTGCATGCTCTGAGGAACAGAGGGGCTTTGAACTAAATGCTGATGCCAGCAAAATGGCATGTTTGCTGGTGTTAAGCAGGTTTAACATTACCATGTTCACCGTCTAATGATTAGCATGACAGCATTCGCTAGTTGGCAAGAAACACAATGTACATCTGAGGCTGGTGGGAGgacatttgttttgcaggtatttggtcatcaATTGACATTTTGACTGGTTCTTGAagaaaagttaagggatcaccaaagttactACGAATGTATCCTGTGGGGAACACGAATGTCTGACACCTTATCAAGCGATTAAACAGCTGTGGAgacaccaaaaaaacaaaaatgtcaacctcaagGTGGCACTAGGGAGCAGGTCAGGGGATCATggtgaatggtctgtatttgtacctttctagtcatttcaaccactcaaaccacttttacatcacatcctcgttcacccattcacacatcattcattcaggaggaatctcagttggaggagactattctttcacacactgaggctgcttcaggagcaaagttggggttcagtgtcttgcccaaggacactttgacatgttgacccataggagctggggatcgaaccaccgaccttctgactgagggacgacccactctaccactgagccacagccgccggATCAAGAAGTCTTTAGGATTCAAAATGGcttgaaaggcgctatacaaatgAAGACCATATACCATTTATCCCCTGGGGACTATGAATGCCTGTCGAACATGTCTCcacagatatttcagtctggaccactGTGGGGGACTGACcgacctgactgactgactgacatggcTAAAAAGGTAATCCCAGGGCAGAGATGTTTATTGGGGGGAGTTGGTGGACTTCATGTCTGGCCCCAAACAGATGTAATCAGAAATGAGAGGTCCAAGGAAATGGGGGTACgacacagagaaaaaagttAGTGAtaaacatgaagaaaatgtCGTGGTTTTACTTTCCCCTgggctgtgtgctgcaggtggGACTCACCAACTCCTCCCAAACTCTCTTCTTACCTCTTTAACTAAACACTAAGAGGAAATCTGTGGTGGACTATCTCCCCTGATCCGCTGCTTCAATATATTTTAAGAAGAGAGCAGCAATAAGCAAACCAGAGGCCCATGTGCTTTGTATTAGTGCTCTTCATGGCCCGTTCACTCTGTAGCTCAAGGCAAAGCCGCACAAAACAAGTTGATGACATGGCTCCAGTCCGATCTGATTTTTCAAGCTTCCCttaagaattaaagaaaaagccTTTTCACAATTAACACTTCCGCCTCTGTGTCTCCAGGATCTTTGCGGGGCCACAACCTGCGATACACTGGGGATGGCTGACGTTGGGACCATGTGTGACCCAAAGAGGAGCTGCTCTGTCATTGAGGATGATGGCTTGCCCTCAGCTTTCACAACTGCCCACGAACTTGGTAAGAAAGTTGGCCGGTTACTTGCAAAATGTGAGGAAGATGTTGATGATCAGCAGGGACTGAACACACTACGCACTTTAGATGTATGCTAATGCACATTTGGCCTCAGAGTGAGATATGCTGAGGGTAAGAGTCAACACATGACCTTAGCTTAACATGTCAAAGGAAATCTGCAGTCAGGTTTGACAGACATATATGCACATAATCAGTGTGTGAAGCAGTCTGGCCAGAGCGCTTTGCAACTTTCATGATGATCTATATGGCGGGGTTTCTCAGTCATGGTCCCAGAGGGCCGCTGGGCTTTAGTCCTATCGGCTATTGAATTACATTCACTCGATGTTCTGTTTCCAAATCAGTCCCTCGTGAGATGGGCACAATCAGAACCTGCAGGTCCGTGGATCACGGTTGACATCAATGCATGTTCGGCATTACAGCTGCACAACGTAACCTCACACGCTGGCGGCTGTGAATGGCAAGTGAGAGATAACAGTTTGAAAAATCTGGAGTCCAGTCACAGTGAATTATTTCACATGATAACATTGTACTAAGAAATGTACACTTATCGGCTCGTCTGATGCCTTTTTGATAAGGAGAAAGAAAGCGAAGAAAAGGGATGAatgaaacaaaggaaataacTCAGACGTGACCGGTTTTCTCTGGACAGAGCCCCCCCTGCTCCTTAGAGGACCATTTTAGACTTAAATGTCCAATCCACTGTAAGTGTAGAGAATGAAGTACAATATTTGAGCATAAATGCAGAAATAATGGGCCAAAATGACCACGAACTGTGGCAGTTTGCATGGAAATGGTATTTTGGCGTGAATGACGTTATGTCTGTGCATTAAATGTGGAGCAGGAGCCAGGACATGGTTTGCccagcttagcatgaagactggaagaAGGCTAAAAGAGCTAGCATACGTTATCTAAAGTAGCCTGCCAACACGTCTGAAGCAGACTCACTTGCGTGCtgtatcttttttatttaacctgtacaaaaagagaaatgtaaaaatgactgtttgtggttttaggaAAAGCTACATGGTGCAAATTAGATAACATTTTCAGTAATGAGTGCCTTAAAGAAAGCTTTAAAAGAAGCCTGAGACCAGATGCACAAGTAACTCCTGAGGCCCCAAGAGAGGCATTGGTTTACACTGTCCTCATATACGTTAAGTAATTACACAGCGGCCCCTCTCCCGTTCCATGATTGAATATGCTGAAGCAcagtttaagtgtttttttcttttgggaaGTACTTTATTTAGGGAATGAAATGATTTCCTTGGGAACTAAATTCCCCTGTCAGGTCTGCTTCAGAACATGGACGTGTGCCACGCTGAATATTCCCATGCAAAACTGCATTCCTGTCTGCTCTGACATCAGCTTCAGATCGTTCCAAGTTGAGTTTGCTTTGCcttatacatacatatgttgTGATGTCTGGTGAAAGGTTTATCTGTGTGCTAATAGTTTCATATTTCACTGTCCTCACCACAGAAATGTCTTTGTATCTGCCCAGTAACTCTTAGCAACTGCTTATCGTGCTGTAGATCACGGGATGATTGAAAATAGAACAACTTAACTCTAACAAAGATGTGACCCTGTGTCTCTCCTCCCACCCACCCTCCTCCACCAGGCCACGTCTTCAACATGCCTCACGACAATGTGAAGGCTTGTGAGGAGGTATTTGGGAAACTAAAGGACAACCACATGATGTCTCCCACGCTGATTCAGATTGACAGGAGCAGGCCCTGGTCTGTGTGCAGCGCCGCCATCATTACTGAGTTCCTGGACAGAGGTCACGGTTAGTAAACACTTCCTGTATACGTCTTTGGACTCAGATGGACCACTAATTCTGTCCAGGCTCCATGCTCTCAGCTGGTTGTAATCTCACGGTACCCACAAAAATACACTGTGACTCTACTTTTTCAACTTTGAAGTGACTTTTTCAACTTTGAAGTGACTTTGAAGTACTTTGACACATTCACATGTGTCAAAGTATTCTAGTTTATGacatcttttgttttccttaaaGAAGTGCAGTGGAGTGTCTATCGTTGAGTTTCTTTTATCGCAATCTGTGTAATTCTCACAAAACGAGGTCTTGGAAATTAAAGGTCAAAATAGTCAAAAGTCAACACACTTCAATGCGTTTAAACACACCTCACATTAAATAATACAGTGGAATCAATAGCAAGAGGATAAAACCTTAAACTTTCATCATATCAACAAAACTAACATCTTGTGTCAGCGatcactaataataatgatgaattaAAGAAGGTTTACTTAaaattctgctcattttcaagttcttattggtatttggaggtcctactagaacaggtttacatggtttacaTGGTTTTccattttagaagaacagagcagtttgtgtgttttgttctcgCCTTTGACACCTGAGAGCCGGCGTTAATGAGGAAGAAACAATGGTGGTCAGCGAGGTGgtttcaggaggttttcagtggacagATGGCCTGCTGAGGgactggaggaggtcacatgatcgaCAGATCTCcttctgacatcataaagggagtcaaatctaaacagtgttttcacacacatttactgaaggatggagcaggagaaacactgaGGACGGCCTTTTCTCATAGTCTGAAGGTTTAAGTGGCACTAATCAATATATGTGCATGAacaatgttttgtttcagtctCAGGGCTTTAACCAACTTTGTTTCTAACCACAGCAGCCAGCCGTCTCTGcagaaaaagctctgataaacccacctTTCACAGCCTGCtcaacaccaaacagcacacagatacacagagtCATCAGCTGGCAAACATAGTGGAGCATATAGCAGCTAAAGAGAAAGATTTTCTCTTTGGGAGTTGCTTAGGACCCACACAGACAGAGCCTGGGACTCAAATATGAGAGGTGGtgatgctaatgttgctctgtgtgtgttgaatgtgtCACTAGGCAGTAGTCAGAACACATGCTAACTACATTTAGGCCACAACATGTCAAGCATGTGATTTTtagcttgttgttgtttatataaaaagattaatgcagctttaagaaaGATTTTGGTCGATGGACGTTTGCACAGTAGGTGCCATGTCATGGTAGACACgttgaaaagaaagaagtcaCACTTTCTGTAGGACCCTAGGAAGTTCATGATGAAATGTTGGATACGTCCCAAGCACAATAAAACTGATGCTCAATTCCCAGACATTGGATGAGAGTTCTACTCCGAGTCCTCACAGTTTAGAGCAACGCTTTGGAAAGTGTTTGAGAATGACAGCTGACAGATCGGCTTATCTGCTGTTCAGCGCACCGAAACGGGCATCATTAGTGTAATATTTTGCTAGTGGCGCATAGATATCCAGCATCAGAGAGGTAGAAATCCACTGTAAAACCAGCAGACAGGAGATTCTCACTGGCCTCAATAGATTGTAATCAACAGGAAATGCACGACTGTGAACCCAGAGTACAATAATTATTACACAGGAGGAAAGTGAATAAGTGTCCTGTGAAGGCGTATTTCTACTTGTGATGTAATTTCATATATACAGTATCCACATTTAACACAACATTCACAAGTGTATTAATATATCATTcagctttttctcctcctttatgCCAAGTCTCtttctgactgtgtgtaaaCTCTGAAAGTGGATTCTGTGTAATACAGAGAATTAAACTCACCAATTTATTACCTCCCCTAAACCAGCCCACTTACTGTGCACTGATGCCTTTTCTACACCAGTCATTTGCTTAATCTAAACATTAAACGGTGCCTGTGCTGTTTCATGTTGAGCTGCTGATGTACAGACTGAAGACGATGTGAGTGAAATACAGCTCTGACACCTTTAAGCTCATTCAGGTATTATCTATATGTCCAAATATTATCCACCTTTGGTCAAATTGTCCAATAATTTTTTACAAGAATGAGAGTTTTCTGCctcattatgtttttttaacgTGCCTTTAATGCTACAAtctgtagttttattgtcatttggCTTTGTAGAACATTCAGCCATCACCCTGAACTTATCTGAATCTCAGGGACATTTGATATGAGAAAGATAGTAGATACAGTTCATGTGATGATTAAAGTTCATCTTACCGATCTTggtgatttatatattttaaaatattctactattctaaatatgaaatatttagcaAAAAAGTACCATGTCAAAACGTTGTGGCAGTAGAGATGGAACAATGTTAACTggattaattgtttttttcttctttttgttttcttttttggctaAATGGAGGCAGTGCAACAAGCTTTATCATTAATTTATAAAGTTAATAAGTGTCCAAATATACAGTACAAGAGCTTTTTTGCCAACAAAATGATTGACTTTATACAGTTcctattttatttgtattctttgCATATTTAAGTTTGTTATGTTTcttattcattcttttctttctcctgttctgtaattatttattttcttgtgctgcAACAACAATCACATTTCCTGCTGGGAAATTATTCTGCTCTTACCTGTACATCACCGGTTGATGACTATACAACCTGTCAACATtacaaataatacattttatcacTACTGAACGGCAGTCTGCCTTTGCACTATGTTTTGTGTTAccttatattttattctattttatatatttgattcCTGCATTTTAACTTCTGCTCTATTTATGTCTTTGTCTTAGAATTTCATTTGTTGTTGAACACAGTTgcccatttacacacacaacgCCACAGAACAGCAGAGGCATTCATTTAGAGTCGTGTTTCCTGGTCTCAACCAATTCCCAAGAGAAGTATCTgcttctttagctgctaaatgttcaccGGCTTGTTGCTAACTTtacctgtctgctgtttggtgtttgaCAGTTGGCATAAAGGGTGTTTCTTTAACTTTTGTACTGAAACCAGCTGTTTGCTACTGCTGGAAACAAGGTTGGCAAGAGTGCTGAAAGATGTTAAAACCACTGTGTTTAGCTGAGGGAAAGCACAGACTTGGTGACAATTCTCTCTGGGTTTGTTAAGTAACACCTTTCATATTATGAATAGGTCCTCATTGTAAATACAAAACTATTGATTAGTGGagctttacattttcagtgttaaaaacatctgagcagcagcagccaaaggCCGCAGAAAACTCCAACACTTACACACTTCGAGTCACAAAGTCATCTCAGATTTAATATCCATATGAGTGTATGATTCTGCAGCCTGGTTGCTTgaaatgctgttgttttgtttctgtaggAGACTGCCTGCTCGATCAGCCTCAAAGGCAGCTGTCTCTCTCAGACAACCTGCCTGGGTCCAGCTACAGCCTGCACCGCCAGTGTGAGCTTGCTTTCGGCCACGGCTCCAAGCCTTGCCCGTACATGCAGCCCTGCTCCAAGCTGTGGTGTACTGGAAAGGCCCGCGGCCAGCTGGTCTGCCAAACCCGACACTTCCCCTGGGCGGATGGCACCAGCTGTGGCAACAGCAAGATCTGCTACCGAGGAGCCTGCTCTGATAAGAACAGCACCATGCACATCAAGGTGAGGGAATGGGGGAAGAAAGCACCGCCCTGTCCTGCTTGGTCATTTTTATTACAGACTGATGCACCGTTGTGCTTGTTGTCCGTCATCCCAGGTGGATGGCAGGTGGGGGAAGTGGGGTGCATTTGGAGACTGTTCCCGAAGTTGTGGTGGAGGAGTTCAGCTGGCCAAGAGAGAGTGTGACAACCCCGTCCCTGAGAATGGAGGCAAATACTGCTACGGCCTTCGCATCAAATATCGCTCCTGTAACCTCAACGCTTGTCCTGAAACAGGTACACCTGTCTCTGTTTGAGTACGTTCCATTTACTAAACCTCTCCTCCAAACAGCAACTGTCAGGGCTTGGTCGGTTTGGAAAACTGCAGTCCCCGTCTGTGAGGTCAACAGTGTTGGAGTATTCAGTCATTCTAATCTGAGTTTTTACATTTCCAGGTAAGAGTTACCGTGAGGAGCAGTGTGAGGCATTCAATGGCTTAAACCTGAACACCAACAGACTGGGTTCTTCTGTGGTTTGGGTTCCCAAATATTCGGGCATCTCTCCCAAGGACAAATGCAAGCTCATCTGCCGTGCCAACGGGACTGGGTACTTCTATGTCCTCGCTCCAAAGGTATGTAGCCGATTTGCTGTGTTCATGTAACCACTCCTCAGAGCAAACACCGCACCTGCTCATATCAGTTTCAAtcacatttcactgaaataaagtgGAATTAGTTCAAGAACATAAATCATGTTTATTGGACAAGCCTCTGGATATGCTATGTTAACAAAATAGAGAAACTTCAATGTGCTCTGAAAAGTTCTAGGCAAATGACATATTGACTACTTTCACATTACCAGCAAAACATAATTACCCAACCATCTGGAGGCGGATTTGAGCATGATAATTGCTAGCTACAGTGCAAAATATGGTTGTAGATGGTACAAAGAGCAATGCTGTCAGCTTTCATTATGCTGCTGTGAATAAAAGCCAAAGTCCTGCCACACTTACATCTGCCTAAAAAGCTAAGACATGACATTGGGGAATTCTGTTAATATTCTAAGCTAAATGGGTATCAACTATCGTACTTGCTAATGAAATCTGAACGTCTTGTCATTGAACACCTCATTGTGAGCCAAAACCTCATGGGAGGTGTTCTTGAAACATTTAGGTAGAAGTATTGAGCAGCTGGCTGCTCACAAAGGTTTCTGGGTTTGGTGTGTGACTGCCCAGTGTGAGTTGGCTCTTATCCACAATGCGAGAAGTAACAGCTAGTCCCATCAACAGTGAAGCAGTGAGAGGTGATGTGTTAGTGGCAGTAGAGAGAGCAACTGCTGCTACAGGATGGATAGAGTGGTGAGAAAGGGAAACATGCAGGCACAGTATCACTTCACAGCTGTGGTTTGTCAGCAACTATTTATGCAGCAGGCAAGGAAACAAGCTTGTAGCAGCATTACAAGCCAACATAGTGTTTACACCAAAGGACACTGTACACTCTCTTTGGTGCTGCTTTTCGCTTTCTATCATGCAGCTCTTTGGTTCATTCATTTGGTTCATTCAGTTTCCTAAGTCAGAGGAATTAAGTGTGCAAAGATGGTGGACCATATGGCATCAATTATTGTTGTTCCTGTTTGCACATTATGCACCTAAATAATGTGCGTTGTCTCAAACACGGCAGGTTGTGGATGGGACACCCTGCTCTCCTGACACCTCAGCTGTATGTGTGCAAGGAAAATGCATCAAGGCCGGCTGCGATGGCAAGCTGGACTCTAAAAGGAAGTTTGAcaagtgtggtgtgtgtggcgGGGACAACCAGGGTTGTAAGAAGGTCTCAGGAATGTTCACCAAACCTATGTAAGTACTACGTCAGCACATACTTATTACTTATCACTGTTGCATCCAAAGTGGTGGCACAGGATCAACTGTAGTTGTTGTGCTGTAGTTGTGCTTTGTATTCACTCTTAAAGGTTCAGTTTGTAGAATTTCGGCATCTAATACCCCTCGCCAGACCCCTTCCCCTCCAAGCTTGTGGAAATACTACAGTGGCCAACGCTCCTTTACTTTTTCTCATTCTAAATAAAAAGTATGATGCTGCATTTGTCGAAGTCTGGATTCTCAAACTTCTCACAGCACAAAGTGCAagtcctcttctttcttcttcatcttccagccagtgtgtttgtgctgccagATTTATTCTCTTGTTTATTCTATTCTCTTTCGGACTCCTTCATATTGATGAGGTTTAAAAATACGATGTGAAGCATCTTTAAGTTTTCGAGTTCCATTAACGTCCATCATCTTGAAAGGTTTTTGAATAACCAGTGGCTATCCAGCATCATTAATACTCTCTAtgtccacattttcttttcagtcacGGCTACAACTTCGTGGTGATGCTGCCTGTTGGAGCTTCCAACATTGATATCCGTCAGCGTGGCTACCGAGGAATGGTCAGTGATGAAAACTACTTAGCCGTGAAGAATCGGCACGGCAAGTACTTGCTGAACGGCAACTACGTGGTGTCAGCTGTGGAGCGTGATTTGCTGGTGAAGGGCAGCTTACTGCGGTACAGTGGCACCTCCACCTCTGTGGAGATTCTCCAGGCCAC
The Pempheris klunzingeri isolate RE-2024b chromosome 4, fPemKlu1.hap1, whole genome shotgun sequence genome window above contains:
- the LOC139199786 gene encoding A disintegrin and metalloproteinase with thrombospondin motifs 15-like, producing MAPLISSLIIFTKVILYLKLTYCMEVDFCIPVRVDHQKQDRHLHTDERQIVLRLSAFKQELYLHLTPDSSFLAPGSLPPDSDSSSSNTSATADLRECFYSGDVNADPDSFAALSLCKGLHGGFSYNGMEYFISQTRTEDAAAASGHGNSLYRTHVIRRRRLAAHSDGNFTSRCGVTPDTNFNISLEKYKHMSELEIDGLTETVLKTLGRSKRFASIPRFVEVLLVADESMAKFHGDDLKHYLLTLMSVAARLYKHPSILNSINIVVVGFMAINEDDKGPKVSSNAALTLRNFCSWQKKLNKHSDKHPEYWDTAILFTKQDLCGATTCDTLGMADVGTMCDPKRSCSVIEDDGLPSAFTTAHELGHVFNMPHDNVKACEEVFGKLKDNHMMSPTLIQIDRSRPWSVCSAAIITEFLDRGHGDCLLDQPQRQLSLSDNLPGSSYSLHRQCELAFGHGSKPCPYMQPCSKLWCTGKARGQLVCQTRHFPWADGTSCGNSKICYRGACSDKNSTMHIKVDGRWGKWGAFGDCSRSCGGGVQLAKRECDNPVPENGGKYCYGLRIKYRSCNLNACPETGKSYREEQCEAFNGLNLNTNRLGSSVVWVPKYSGISPKDKCKLICRANGTGYFYVLAPKVVDGTPCSPDTSAVCVQGKCIKAGCDGKLDSKRKFDKCGVCGGDNQGCKKVSGMFTKPIHGYNFVVMLPVGASNIDIRQRGYRGMVSDENYLAVKNRHGKYLLNGNYVVSAVERDLLVKGSLLRYSGTSTSVEILQATRPLQEPLTVEVLSVGKMTPPRVRYSFYIAKESKEEKTLRKEERSHSAQNSVLADSNRVEAKKQMMGKRPVSHWVTGSWDSCTVTCGSGLQKRLVQCHSMEGHPAMDCDSAERPVAVRACGDPCPMWDVGAWSHCSKSCGRGFKRRPVRCMNENGLNLPRDHCSGRRKPQELDLCNLKPC